The DNA segment ATTAGTATATTTGTACCCGAAATGATATAATATAAGGTTATGAATAATTTATCACCTATCGTAAAATCACTGCGAAAGCAGTATAACTTAACACAGGAAGACCTGTCGTTGAAGTCGGGTGTTGGTTTGCGCTTTGTTCGAGACTTGGAGCAAGGCAAAGAATCGTTGCGTTTAGACAAAGTTAATCAGTTGCTAGATTTTTTCAACTATGAAGTTACAGCAACTCCAAAAGTAAAGCCTTAAAGCTATGAGACAAGCCAATGTTTATTATAAAAGTCAGTTAGCTGGAGTGTTGACAGAAAACGATGAAGGTTACGAATTCAGTTACCTTTCAGACTATCTATCGTCAGAAAATGCTAAGCCTGTGAGCTTGACATTACCATTGCAGGAACAGGTATTTAAAAGTCGTGTGTTGTTTCCATTCTTTGATGGATTGATACCCGAAGGATGGCTGCTTGATATTGCCACTCGTAATATGGATATCAGTATACTAGACCGTATGTCTCTCTTATTGGTTTGTTGCAAAGATTGTATTGGAGCTGTAAGCATTGAAGCTATTCAAGGAAAGGAGGAAAATCATGTGTAAATGTTTGTATTGTTATAAGCCACTTAATAAAGGCGAAAAAGATATGCATCCTGGTTGTATAGCAAAATTTTTCGGAACCAATCTTATGCCAACTTTGGATTATACAACTGAGCATTTAGAAGAACTAGCAAAGCAGGTGATACAAGACCAAACATCTCTTACTGGTGTTCAGTCAAAATTGTCTTTGAACTTAAATGAGCATGAGGGTAGTAATCGACTGACTATAGTAGGGTTATGGGGAGGATATATTTGTAAACCACAGACAACTACCTATGAGCAAATGCCAGAAGTAGAAGATCTAACGATGCATCTGGCAGAGTTGGCCCGGATTCAAGTAGTACCTCATACGCTGATGCGGATGGCTGACGATTCGCTCTGTTACCTAACGCGACGCATTGACCGAACTCCTAATGGTGAAAAGTTGGCCATGGAAGACATGTGTCAACTCACAGAGAGACAGACCGAACATAAGTACAAAAGTAGTTATGAGCGCATAGGAAAAACTGTGCTTCAGTATTCTTCTGTTCCCAAGATGGATGTCACTAATTTCTTTGAAATAGTATTGTTCTCATGGCTGACAGGTAATAACGATATGCACTTGAAGAACTTTTCGCTTTATGAGCCTCTAGGTGATGGTATTCGCTTAACTCCAGCTTATGATTTGCTAAATGCAGCTATTATCAATACTAAGGATGACGAAGAGCTGGCTTTGACTTTGAATGGGCGAAAGAAAAAACTGAAGAAAGAAGATTTTTTTAAATGTGCCGAAAGGCTAGATATAGAAGATATTATTGTGGAGCGTCTTATCAATAAATATGTTAAGCTTCTGCCTAAGTTCGAGAATTTGATTCATAACTCTTTCTTAAGTGAAAAACTACAGTGCAAATTTTTAGAGTTGCTGAAAGAAAGACTTGATAGGCTTATTTTGGAATAGTGATTCTAATAGAATGAGTTACAGCTAATATTGTTATAATAACACAGCTGTCGTTCTTGCCTTCTGAATTTGTGCAGCCAAAAACTGTACAATTCAAATCAATCAACGGGCATTTAATAATATATACTTACATAACAATGGAGTGACGCGATAAAAAACTTAAGATGATATGTAAAAATATAATGTATATCACCTTAAGTTTTTTAACATGTCACTCCATAAAATGCATAAAACGTATATTAAACTAAAAGTTTCACCTAATAAAGATAAACGTCTGTTGTTCAGTATTTTTCTTTCTGATTAAGACGTACAAAACAGAAGTATCATCATTTCTCTATAAAATAAAGATTTATAGGATCACTCCATCAGTAGCAGTAAACTCATCTAGTGAACCGGCCTTCGTCTGAATGCAGATGTAACTAATGGCACTATCATCGGCTGCACGAAGCTGACGTTTTGCTGAAGGATCAACGCGCATCCAATCACCGGCATTTAAAATTACATCCTCACCATCAATATTCATAAAGCCTTTACCTGATATAACACCGTATACTTCTTCGTTTTGCTTATGCTTATGAGCGAAAGGTACTTGTGCACCAGCTGGCATATTGTTTATTGAAATTTCTTCACCGGAAAGGTTTAATAACTCATGGAGCTCTGTGCGAGCTGCATCCATCTGAACGGTTGTCTTCTTAAAATTCTTCATTATAATTGTATTTTTAAATTTGTTATATATTATTGTTTGACATGGCAAAGTTACAATATAATGCTGATGTTTGCAAGAGGGTACCAAAAAGTGAGATAGTTACCCAAAAGTAGGAACTGTGATATTATAGGGCTTTATGATTTCTATATTAACTAATATTTACTATTTATATACATTGATTTTGTTTACTATCTTAATCAACAATTTGTGCTGTTGTCGCAGTAAATTAGTAGTTTTAATAATTTGATGAAAGAGTTAAATATAGTCATTGTGAAACAAAATTTCAGACTCAACTCATTATAAAATTGAGAAATTAAGTATATTTGTACTCATAATAACAAGTTGAACTTTATGAGTAAGTTACTCATTTATGTAAATCTTGGTAATGTAACACTAGATGTATTGAGATCTCATAGTCATCGTAAAGATAATTATGTGGTTTGGATAAAATAGTAAAACTTAAAATACAAATTATGGAAACATTTAATGACGTAATATTAAGCGATAAACTAGTTTTGGTGGATTTCTTCGCAACATGGTGTCAACCTTGCAAGATGATGCATCCCATTCTGGAACAACTGAAAGATGTATTAGGTGATAACATTCGTATCATAAAGATAGATGTAGATAAACAAAGTAAAACGGCTGGTCAATATAATATTCAGTCTGTACCAACACTTATGTTATTCCGCAAAGGACAGTCGCTTTGGAGAAAAAGTGGGGCATTGTCGCTTGCAGAATTAAGAAACATCGTCAACGGATATTTATAATAAATATGTTAGAACACATTGTAGAATTCACTGCATGGCCGATACTGACAGGTATCATCATCGGCTACATTGCAAACAAAATTATGAGCGGTCAAGGTAAAGGATGTTGCATGAACCTTATCATTGGCATAGTTGGTAGTTATGTAGGAACTTTAATAAGTCATTTGCTGAACATACAATTATTTGGGAAGGGCTATATTACAAATTTCGTATTCTGCGTTCTTGGTGCAGTGGTTGTGTTGTGGATTTGGAAGAAACTCTTTGATTAATGAAGCAAGTAAAAGATAACATCTATACTTAAGGTCAATAATACGTTGCACAGACGGATTCAGACCTGTGAGTTTAACATTGAAAGAATATAATAATGGCAGATTGGAAAAGTGCTTTGGCTGCTCTTGGAGCAACAGGCGATAATGTTGAAGCATCTGAAAAGAAGGATGTTGATAGAAAAAAACGAGTAGGCGTAGTTTACTCCACGAATACAGATTTCGGCTATTCTGAGAATTCAGAGGATGAAATGGTGACGATACCTAAAAATCAGCAGAAGTTGAGGCTGAATATGGAACGTGCAGGGCGTGGTGGCAAGACTGTGACCCTCGTGAAAGGCTTTATTGGCCCTGAAGATGATATGATGAATCTTTGTAAGCTCTTAAAGCAAAAATGCGGCGTTGGAGGTTCTGTAAAAGATGGAGAGATTATAATCCAAGGTGACCATCGCCAACGACTTGTAGATATTTTGAAGAAAGAAGGTTATACACAAACAAAGTGATCTTTGATAATGTATTTATAGTTAATAAAATATAATAACATTACAAAAGATTGATTTTAATAAAATATTCAATAAAAAAAGTTGCATATAACAATTAATTATTTTATTTTTGCCGCAGTTTAATTTTAATGAATAAAATGTGCGGAGTCAGCACTCTTTGAGCAGTTCATTTATTGTATATTATTAGAAGTATAAATAAAAATAATAAAAATGATAGATCAGAATTCAATATTAAAAATAAAAAAGGGACATGTCATATTAGAAGAGATGTTCCATGCGATAAAAAAACGTATTAAAGGTCAGGCAGAACTAAAATTAAAGATAACTACTGAGCAGTTTAAGTTGCTGCATGCTATAGATCAGAAAAAGGATGAAGTAATACAAAAAGATATGGCTGATATGATGGGGAAGAATAAATCAACCATATTGAGATTGATTGACTCATTAGAAACAAAAGGATTAGTCAAAAGAGTAGCGGATACTAAAGATAGACGTAAAAATTATTTAATGGTTACAAAAAAGGGTAAGGAAATAATAAAACAATATGAGTGTATTCTTAAGTTAATCATTGAAGATCTTGAACAAGGTCTTACAGTATCTGAATTAAATACTTTTTATAAAGTTGCAGCCCATTTTAAGAGTATGGCTGAACCTTGATTTTTTTTAATCATATAGTTGCTATATGCAATGATATGTTATAACAACATTTTTAATGAAGATAATAAACGATATTTACTACATAAAAAATACTGATAAACTTTTTAAAATAACTAAAAATAAAAAAAATGAAAATAAATGAAAATGTGTATTTATTTGAAAAGATAAGAGGAGCTAACTCATATCTATACATATCTGATAACAGTGATGTTTCGATAATAGACACAGGGATGCCTGGTAGCGCAGTAAAAATTCTCAGTCAGATTTCTCAAATGGGGATATCTATGGAGAAAATTAAATATATTATCCTTACTCATTCGGATATTGACCATATGGGTAGT comes from the Xylanibacter oryzae DSM 17970 genome and includes:
- a CDS encoding HipA domain-containing protein is translated as MCKCLYCYKPLNKGEKDMHPGCIAKFFGTNLMPTLDYTTEHLEELAKQVIQDQTSLTGVQSKLSLNLNEHEGSNRLTIVGLWGGYICKPQTTTYEQMPEVEDLTMHLAELARIQVVPHTLMRMADDSLCYLTRRIDRTPNGEKLAMEDMCQLTERQTEHKYKSSYERIGKTVLQYSSVPKMDVTNFFEIVLFSWLTGNNDMHLKNFSLYEPLGDGIRLTPAYDLLNAAIINTKDDEELALTLNGRKKKLKKEDFFKCAERLDIEDIIVERLINKYVKLLPKFENLIHNSFLSEKLQCKFLELLKERLDRLILE
- the trxA gene encoding thioredoxin, producing the protein METFNDVILSDKLVLVDFFATWCQPCKMMHPILEQLKDVLGDNIRIIKIDVDKQSKTAGQYNIQSVPTLMLFRKGQSLWRKSGALSLAELRNIVNGYL
- a CDS encoding cupin domain-containing protein, which codes for MKNFKKTTVQMDAARTELHELLNLSGEEISINNMPAGAQVPFAHKHKQNEEVYGVISGKGFMNIDGEDVILNAGDWMRVDPSAKRQLRAADDSAISYICIQTKAGSLDEFTATDGVIL
- a CDS encoding helix-turn-helix transcriptional regulator, with protein sequence MNNLSPIVKSLRKQYNLTQEDLSLKSGVGLRFVRDLEQGKESLRLDKVNQLLDFFNYEVTATPKVKP
- a CDS encoding translation initiation factor, whose protein sequence is MADWKSALAALGATGDNVEASEKKDVDRKKRVGVVYSTNTDFGYSENSEDEMVTIPKNQQKLRLNMERAGRGGKTVTLVKGFIGPEDDMMNLCKLLKQKCGVGGSVKDGEIIIQGDHRQRLVDILKKEGYTQTK
- a CDS encoding MarR family winged helix-turn-helix transcriptional regulator produces the protein MIDQNSILKIKKGHVILEEMFHAIKKRIKGQAELKLKITTEQFKLLHAIDQKKDEVIQKDMADMMGKNKSTILRLIDSLETKGLVKRVADTKDRRKNYLMVTKKGKEIIKQYECILKLIIEDLEQGLTVSELNTFYKVAAHFKSMAEP
- a CDS encoding HipA N-terminal domain-containing protein, translated to MRQANVYYKSQLAGVLTENDEGYEFSYLSDYLSSENAKPVSLTLPLQEQVFKSRVLFPFFDGLIPEGWLLDIATRNMDISILDRMSLLLVCCKDCIGAVSIEAIQGKEENHV
- a CDS encoding GlsB/YeaQ/YmgE family stress response membrane protein, which codes for MLEHIVEFTAWPILTGIIIGYIANKIMSGQGKGCCMNLIIGIVGSYVGTLISHLLNIQLFGKGYITNFVFCVLGAVVVLWIWKKLFD